A window of Triplophysa dalaica isolate WHDGS20190420 chromosome 12, ASM1584641v1, whole genome shotgun sequence genomic DNA:
gtgaatgaatAATAAAGCCATGACAGAGAGGTAATTCTTTCACCTCTGAGACAAACATTAGATTCTAAAAAGCATAAACCGCATGTTTATATCTTCTATAATGCCAATAAAACCATCAACTCTTCttgtctgtctttgtttattaaaGCAAGAACATTTCTCaaccaataaaacataaaaaatactcaaaattTAAGGAATAAGTTATCTAAGAACCTTTTCTTGACATTAAACAAATGTACacactgaaaacatttaaaatatacaccAATTTGAAGACGGAAGTTGAtgaaagatgaaagaaaaactgTCCCATTTCAATCTTCTTTTATGACTGGCCCAGCtgtcttaaaacacaaaaacatgttaaatacaaaacagaTGTCACAATTCAGATTATTATAGAAACTAAACTCACCTGCATTTTAAGGCTTGATACAAAAACGCCACTGAAATCATCACCATTAAGACAACAGTCCAAAACACAGTTTCTGTTGAATTCAAATAGTGgaaaaccatttaaaaccaTTATGTGTTTTATCAATTATCTGAAGATATGAGCTCACCTTCATGCCAAGTGCCAAGTGCAGTCCATAATGCATATTAAATGTGATCCGAAAAGAGTCTCTCACCTGGTTCTGGTTTCCCCACAGTAAGGGCGACTTCGGTGGGTGTGTCTAGGGCGGTGTGAGAGACCCTGCAAGTGACGACCGTGTCGGGGGGGTGATCATTAGGCCTTAATGTGAGGTAAGATGAGAGCGAATATGTCCCGTCACTGTGCTGCCGATGACTAGAGAGGGAGGAATGTTTAGAGAAAGAGACGGGCTCTTCATCAGAGGGTCGCTGGGATAACCACTCCACCTAAGAGCACAGGTGAGTCAGGAtaacagcaaaaacaaaacaaaacagcatgTTGGAGATCACGGCTGACCTGCACATCCAGAGGGTAATATCGTTGACATTCACAGCTGAGTTTCTTGGGCTCCTTGTCttgaaatgtcagtttctcttcAGAGAGCGAGACAAGAGGGGGCTCTGAGTGTGAGATGGAGAAAGATGGAAACACTTATTTCTAAGCGAGCTTTACTATGAGTCATAGCCTTTATATAACTCTCAATCATTTGTGAATGTGGACCGTTTGTATAGAGTGACCTCTCACTTATGGGTCTATGAAAGACTCACGTGTAATGTGCACTTGGATGACCTGTTGTGTCTGAAACTCTCCAGAGCCCACAGTGCAGATGTATGTGCCTTCATCGCTGACCTTTAACTTCTGAAGAGTCAGAGATGCATTGCCTTCTCTCACCAGCAGATCCGCTTCTGCACTCGTGCCTTCTCGCTCCACTAGCACTACAAGATCATGgcaacatttaacatttaacatatcGATGAAATCTTTCTTTTACACAATCGTTGAACTGTTCCTGTTAGTTATGTGAAACTCATTTACCATCTGATCCCACTTCTCCCTCCATCTCTCTCACTTTCATATCAAGGATTTTGCGTCCGTTCCCTCTGTGCTGTATACGCCACTCAAGTGCCACATCCTGCCCGGGTATCGAGTCCTTCTGTCTAAAGCCACAGTCTAACAGTACATCACCTCCTATAGGCGCCACAATGGACGGTACACGCGAGAACACCACAAACACAACTGGGAAGAGAAGTTGAGAGATTGGGCAGGCAAAGGAAAGGAAATATAAAAGAGACTAAATGTCTTATAACCATTTCTaaatttttaaatcatttaaacttttCTTACTATTACATGCGAGTTTAAATgctttgcaaaaatgaaaaatctttatagaaataaatgtaaattgaatacattttttaaatacatgattAATATACTCAAATACTCTAATTTACTATAATACTATAACATGGCaaatataaaacagattttttttaacacatttaccaGCAGTCAGCAATGTTCCTGATTGGCTGAGAGGCAGATTGAGTTTACTCTGCATCAGTGGAGGTCTGTCAGATTCGACTGTCTCACTGGGAGAGGTCTGTAGCACCAGAGTGAGGCTTAGGCCCGCCCCTTCCAGCTGAACTGAGCCAATGAAATGAGCAGGTAGGGAATCTGGCTCAGCATCACGAGGAACATAGCGGCTGATCTCACAAACTATGTTCTGTTCATTACAGTCAGCGTGAAGAAGAGAATCTGCATCAGGAATCTGAATAGATGGCACTGCGGGTGAGAATCAATAGAGATGTCAAAGCAAATACTATGTGCATACTATATGAATGTGCAAATACACTATACACTGTACAGCACTTACACAACAGCTCAAAGATGAGATCATCTGCGTTGGGGGTCTCGGGCGGGTTAAACGGGGTCACAAGCTCTGGTGACAGACCTGCATTCTCAACAAGATCCCTGAAGACAAGAGTGGAAGGGGTGCGCTTGAACACCCCCCCGCCCATCATGCCCCCCATCCCTCCACCCTCCTCGATCAGAGAGCAGGACAAAACCACATCAGCCCCCTGCAGCCCTGTGATAACAGAACAATACATTCACATGATCAGCAGGGGGCGCCACATCTCTACTCTATGTGAAAGAAAAACCGAAACCAAAATAACAATTCACAAATAATAGTATATTGTAGTGTATATTAActgaaaacaaatacatgtgcaattataaaaatcaattttattgaacTTATAGCTAATGAATAAGAAGATTTTTAACTCACCATAAAACAACGGAAGGATGTAAGCAAGTGTCGCTAACATCACCGAGCACTTCctgaa
This region includes:
- the tapbpl gene encoding tapasin-related protein isoform X1; its protein translation is MLATLAYILPLFYGLQGADVVLSCSLIEEGGGMGGMMGGGVFKRTPSTLVFRDLVENAGLSPELVTPFNPPETPNADDLIFELLLPSIQIPDADSLLHADCNEQNIVCEISRYVPRDAEPDSLPAHFIGSVQLEGAGLSLTLVLQTSPSETVESDRPPLMQSKLNLPLSQSGTLLTAVVFVVFSRVPSIVAPIGGDVLLDCGFRQKDSIPGQDVALEWRIQHRGNGRKILDMKVREMEGEVGSDVLVEREGTSAEADLLVREGNASLTLQKLKVSDEGTYICTVGSGEFQTQQVIQVHITQPPLVSLSEEKLTFQDKEPKKLSCECQRYYPLDVQVEWLSQRPSDEEPVSFSKHSSLSSHRQHSDGTYSLSSYLTLRPNDHPPDTVVTCRVSHTALDTPTEVALTVGKPEPETVFWTVVLMVMISVAFLYQALKCSWASHKRRLKWDSFSFIFHQLPSSNWCIF
- the tapbpl gene encoding tapasin-related protein isoform X2, whose amino-acid sequence is MLATLAYILPLFYGLQGADVVLSCSLIEEGGGMGGMMGGGVFKRTPSTLVFRDLVENAGLSPELVTPFNPPETPNADDLIFELLLPSIQIPDADSLLHADCNEQNIVCEISRYVPRDAEPDSLPAHFIGSVQLEGAGLSLTLVLQTSPSETVESDRPPLMQSKLNLPLSQSGTLLTAVVFVVFSRVPSIVAPIGGDVLLDCGFRQKDSIPGQDVALEWRIQHRGNGRKILDMKVREMEGEVGSDVLVEREGTSAEADLLVREGNASLTLQKLKVSDEGTYICTVGSGEFQTQQVIQVHITQPPLVSLSEEKLTFQDKEPKKLSCECQRYYPLDVQVEWLSQRPSDEEPVSFSKHSSLSSHRQHSDGTYSLSSYLTLRPNDHPPDTVVTCRVSHTALDTPTEVALTVGKPEPETVFWTVVLMVMISVAFLYQALKCRQLGQS